A single Vibrio sp. YMD68 DNA region contains:
- the ilvG gene encoding acetolactate synthase 2 catalytic subunit, which yields MKGADLVVSALKQQGIKTIFGYPGGAIMPIYDALYECGVEHILCRHEQGAAMAAIGMARASQDVAVCMATSGPGATNLVTGLADAFMDSIPLVAITGQVASSHIGTDAFQEMDVIGMSLSCTKHSYLVTDIHDLAPTLAEAFEVAKAGRPGPVIVDIAKDVQLAEAPVEILPDFEHIPFPVPTPEAFRLANALLRESNRPVLYVGGGVQLGRATDSVRQFLAENPMPSVSTLKGLGTIDRHDPHYLGMLGMHGTKAANLIVQESDLLIVVGARFDDRVTGKLDTFAPHAKVIHIDIDAAEISKLRHANAALRGDIREILPKLKCTHDISSWAHHSEGLRTAFTWRYDHPGDLIFAPLLLKQLSDMMPDSSIVSTDVGQHQMWAAQHIQPREPQNFITSAGLGTMGFGLPAAMGAAVSRPDDQSILISGDGSFMMNIQELGTLKRRQIPVKMVLLNNSRLGMVRQWQSLFFDGRHSETILDDNPDFVMLAKAFDIPGKTITRKEEVEPALQEMLESKTAYLLHVLIDEEENVWPLVPPGASNSEMLENT from the coding sequence ATGAAAGGAGCAGATTTAGTCGTATCCGCATTAAAACAACAAGGCATAAAAACCATCTTTGGTTACCCCGGCGGTGCCATTATGCCTATCTACGATGCCCTTTATGAGTGTGGTGTAGAACATATTTTATGTCGCCATGAACAAGGCGCTGCAATGGCGGCCATTGGTATGGCGCGAGCATCACAAGATGTCGCAGTCTGCATGGCGACCTCTGGTCCAGGTGCGACTAACCTCGTCACAGGCCTTGCCGATGCTTTCATGGATTCCATTCCTTTAGTTGCCATTACCGGCCAAGTTGCCAGCTCCCACATTGGTACTGATGCTTTTCAAGAAATGGATGTCATCGGTATGTCCCTTTCTTGTACCAAGCACAGCTATCTAGTGACTGATATCCATGACCTAGCACCAACACTTGCAGAAGCATTTGAAGTCGCAAAAGCAGGTCGACCAGGCCCTGTCATCGTTGATATTGCGAAAGATGTTCAGTTGGCCGAAGCCCCTGTCGAAATTTTACCGGATTTCGAACATATCCCATTCCCTGTGCCAACGCCTGAAGCGTTTCGCCTGGCAAATGCATTGCTTCGCGAATCGAACCGCCCCGTATTGTACGTTGGCGGCGGCGTTCAACTCGGCAGAGCCACTGACTCCGTTCGTCAGTTTCTTGCTGAAAACCCAATGCCATCCGTCAGCACATTGAAAGGTTTAGGAACCATTGATCGCCACGACCCACATTATCTTGGCATGTTGGGGATGCACGGCACAAAAGCCGCCAACCTTATCGTCCAAGAAAGTGACCTTTTGATCGTTGTCGGTGCACGTTTCGATGACCGCGTGACCGGCAAACTCGATACCTTCGCGCCCCATGCGAAAGTCATTCATATTGATATTGATGCAGCTGAAATCAGCAAACTTCGTCATGCCAATGCGGCATTGCGTGGTGACATCCGAGAAATACTGCCGAAACTGAAATGCACTCACGACATCAGCTCTTGGGCTCACCACAGTGAAGGGCTACGCACCGCGTTTACATGGCGATATGATCACCCAGGTGATCTGATCTTTGCCCCGCTTTTGCTTAAGCAATTATCCGACATGATGCCAGACAGCTCTATCGTATCTACCGATGTGGGCCAACACCAAATGTGGGCAGCTCAACACATTCAGCCTCGTGAACCACAAAATTTCATTACGTCTGCGGGTTTAGGGACAATGGGCTTTGGTTTACCAGCGGCCATGGGTGCGGCAGTTTCTAGGCCTGATGATCAATCCATTTTGATTTCAGGCGACGGCTCCTTCATGATGAACATTCAAGAACTTGGCACCTTAAAACGCCGCCAAATTCCGGTCAAAATGGTGTTGTTGAACAACTCTCGATTGGGCATGGTTCGTCAGTGGCAATCCTTATTCTTTGACGGCCGCCACAGTGAAACAATTTTGGATGACAACCCTGACTTTGTCATGCTCGCTAAAGCATTTGATATCCCTGGAAAAACCATCACTCGCAAAGAAGAGGTTGAACCGGCTTTACAAGAAATGCTCGAAAGTAAAACGGCATACCTTTTACATGTCCTAATCGATGAAGAAGAAAATGTTTGGCCACTCGTACCACCGGGTGCATCAAACAGTGAAATGTTGGAGAACACCTAA
- the ilvM gene encoding acetolactate synthase 2 small subunit — MERYFLDIKADDKPVLLERVLRVVRHRGFVVKQVAGTQNHDSKIASVEIIVDSDRPIAFLTNQIEKLWDVISVEVTKIDNNELPNNNLQHTLNA; from the coding sequence ATGGAAAGATATTTCTTAGATATTAAAGCCGACGATAAACCGGTTCTATTAGAGCGCGTTTTACGCGTCGTTCGCCACCGCGGTTTTGTTGTAAAACAAGTGGCGGGAACACAAAATCACGACAGCAAAATTGCGAGTGTAGAAATTATTGTCGATAGCGATCGACCTATTGCATTTCTCACCAATCAGATTGAAAAATTATGGGATGTCATCAGCGTTGAAGTGACAAAAATCGACAATAACGAACTCCCTAACAACAATTTACAACACACACTTAACGCTTAA
- a CDS encoding DUF2860 domain-containing protein has translation MKANYVLLLTLLTAAPTYAQLGSSNGFSGEISLNTGYISTQSHLNTNANSVLTGLDQTAETDDTVIVAPLGNLAYTFGRSNQQVYFGTTRDDIAIGTLALQLGYKYQFPSRMTVDIAYLPTVMSGSEWQNPYETTTARQETDVDGNAYRLKLSNIGGSLFSLDMAYADKEVEQDALVNTALARDAKTFLIKGQVRIPLSRTTMLLPAISYIESDAQGEANSFKGYRGELSLFQSIGEHNIALTAAYSQHDYQAGNHLFGNQIRNDDALKFFVAYEYQNLMGWQNWSFISFVGYSQTDANINFYDESQSIVTLGVNYKF, from the coding sequence ATGAAAGCCAACTATGTCTTACTTTTGACTTTACTGACAGCTGCCCCTACTTACGCCCAACTGGGCTCTAGCAATGGGTTTAGCGGAGAGATCTCTCTGAATACCGGGTATATCTCCACTCAATCGCATCTCAATACCAACGCTAATTCCGTTCTAACCGGTTTAGATCAAACCGCAGAAACCGATGACACGGTAATTGTCGCCCCTCTAGGTAATCTTGCCTATACATTCGGCCGATCAAATCAACAGGTCTATTTTGGTACGACTCGTGATGATATCGCGATAGGGACACTTGCCTTACAATTGGGGTATAAATATCAATTCCCTTCGAGAATGACCGTAGACATCGCCTACCTTCCAACGGTCATGTCAGGCAGTGAATGGCAGAATCCTTACGAGACCACAACGGCACGCCAAGAAACCGATGTCGATGGCAACGCTTACCGATTAAAGCTGTCGAATATTGGCGGGAGCTTATTCTCTCTCGATATGGCCTACGCTGACAAAGAGGTTGAGCAGGATGCCCTGGTCAATACCGCATTAGCCCGTGACGCCAAAACCTTTCTCATCAAAGGGCAAGTAAGAATTCCTCTAAGCCGCACGACCATGTTGTTACCTGCCATATCGTATATTGAAAGTGATGCACAAGGAGAAGCCAATTCTTTCAAGGGTTACCGAGGTGAACTGAGTCTGTTTCAATCGATAGGTGAGCATAACATCGCTTTAACCGCAGCCTATTCTCAGCATGACTATCAAGCGGGTAATCACTTATTTGGAAATCAAATACGTAACGATGATGCATTGAAGTTTTTTGTCGCCTATGAATACCAAAACTTGATGGGCTGGCAAAATTGGTCTTTCATTTCTTTCGTTGGGTATAGCCAAACCGATGCAAATATTAACTTTTATGATGAATCTCAAAGCATCGTAACGCTGGGTGTTAACTACAAATTCTAA
- a CDS encoding YifB family Mg chelatase-like AAA ATPase codes for MGLAIVHSRASVGVEAPEVTVEVHISNGLPGFSLVGLPETTVKEAKDRVRSAIINSRFEFPAKRITVNLAPADLPKEGGRFDLPIALGILAACEQIPIDKLTQREFIGELALSGELRAIKGVLPAALAANKAKRCLIVPHLNGDQAALVGKETHKSAQSLLEVCAELCGQQPLQLFQTKAKFSEAKLTRDLQDIIGQQQGKRALEIAAAGNHNLLFLGPPGTGKTMLASRLCDLLPEMSVNEAMETASVASLTQQEINEYNWKKRPFRSPHHSSSMAALVGGGSIPRPGEISLAHNGLLFLDEMPEFERKVLDSLREPLESGEIVISRAQGKTRFPARFQLVGALNPSPTGYYEGSHTRTNPQLILRYLSRLSGPLLDRFDMSIEIPVLPKGVLTEGGDRGEPTEVVKQRVKIARERMCERSGVVNALLGSRDIDQYCPLEKVDAQFLETALHRLGLSIRAYHRIIKVARTIADLDGAERIEKPHLAEALGYRAMDRLLKQLTLQAV; via the coding sequence ATGGGGTTAGCCATCGTTCATAGTCGCGCGAGTGTAGGTGTTGAAGCACCTGAGGTGACGGTAGAAGTTCATATCAGTAATGGGTTGCCAGGATTTAGCTTGGTTGGGTTGCCTGAAACCACGGTCAAAGAAGCAAAAGATCGTGTTCGCAGTGCCATTATTAATTCTCGATTTGAGTTCCCAGCAAAGCGGATTACGGTCAATTTGGCACCAGCAGATTTACCTAAAGAAGGCGGCCGATTTGATCTCCCTATTGCGCTGGGTATCTTGGCGGCGTGTGAGCAGATTCCAATTGATAAGTTAACGCAGCGAGAGTTTATCGGTGAGCTGGCGTTGTCAGGGGAGCTACGCGCAATTAAAGGGGTTCTTCCTGCTGCTCTTGCTGCCAATAAAGCGAAGCGATGTCTTATTGTTCCGCATTTAAATGGGGATCAAGCCGCATTAGTCGGGAAAGAAACCCATAAGTCGGCACAAAGCTTATTGGAAGTGTGTGCGGAACTGTGTGGGCAACAGCCACTGCAACTTTTTCAAACCAAAGCCAAGTTCAGTGAGGCTAAGTTAACTCGTGATCTGCAAGATATTATTGGCCAGCAGCAAGGAAAGCGCGCGTTAGAGATTGCCGCTGCGGGAAACCACAATTTGCTTTTTTTGGGGCCACCTGGAACCGGAAAAACCATGCTGGCGTCTCGGCTGTGTGATTTACTGCCTGAAATGTCGGTTAATGAAGCGATGGAAACGGCTTCGGTTGCGTCTTTAACTCAACAAGAAATCAATGAGTACAACTGGAAAAAGAGGCCGTTTCGCTCGCCTCATCATTCAAGCTCGATGGCGGCGCTCGTCGGTGGCGGGTCGATTCCTCGACCCGGAGAGATTTCTTTAGCCCATAACGGGCTGCTCTTTTTGGATGAAATGCCTGAGTTTGAGAGAAAAGTCCTCGATTCGTTAAGAGAGCCGTTAGAGTCGGGTGAAATTGTGATTTCTCGCGCTCAAGGGAAAACCCGTTTCCCGGCTCGCTTTCAATTGGTCGGAGCCTTAAACCCAAGCCCGACGGGTTATTACGAGGGAAGTCATACGCGTACCAATCCTCAATTGATTTTGCGCTATTTGAGTCGACTTTCTGGTCCACTGCTTGATCGGTTTGATATGTCGATAGAAATTCCGGTGCTACCCAAAGGCGTTCTGACAGAAGGTGGAGACAGAGGAGAACCTACTGAGGTGGTAAAACAACGAGTGAAAATCGCCAGAGAGAGAATGTGTGAGCGAAGTGGCGTGGTTAACGCGCTGCTTGGTAGCCGAGATATCGATCAATATTGCCCGTTGGAAAAAGTCGATGCTCAGTTTTTAGAAACTGCTTTGCATCGCCTTGGCCTTTCTATTCGTGCTTATCATCGGATCATTAAGGTCGCTCGAACCATTGCCGATCTCGACGGCGCAGAGAGAATAGAGAAGCCTCACTTAGCAGAGGCGCTTGGGTACCGAGCGATGGATCGATTGTTAAAGCAACTGACCTTACAAGCAGTCTAA
- a CDS encoding serine/threonine protein kinase has product MTEKAFNFNALTPDFMWYALESIGIRAESGFLPLNSYENRVYQFTDEERQRYVVKFYRPERWSELQIQEEHDFTLELHEAEVPVAPPCRINGHTLHQYQGYQFALFVSVGGRQFEVDNLDQLEGVGRFLGRIHQVGQQRTFAHRPTISLDEYLYQPRKLLENSTFIPMHLENAFFSDLDLLISRLEAQWLPNVDVIRLHGDCHPGNILWRDGPMFVDLDDARNGPAVQDLWMLLSGDRTEKLAQLDIVLEAYQEFCDFDHSQLKLIEPLRGLRMVYYMAWLAKRWQDPAFPIAFPWFNDPKYWESQVLGFKEQIAALSEPSLSLTPQW; this is encoded by the coding sequence ATGACCGAAAAAGCCTTTAATTTTAATGCCCTGACACCCGATTTCATGTGGTACGCATTAGAGAGTATCGGGATTCGTGCCGAGTCTGGTTTCTTGCCTCTTAATAGCTACGAAAACCGTGTGTACCAGTTCACTGATGAAGAACGCCAACGCTATGTTGTGAAATTCTATCGCCCTGAGCGGTGGAGCGAACTGCAAATCCAAGAAGAGCACGACTTTACCCTCGAACTTCACGAGGCCGAAGTACCGGTCGCACCGCCATGTCGAATTAACGGTCATACTCTGCATCAATACCAAGGCTACCAATTTGCATTGTTTGTGAGTGTAGGCGGAAGACAATTTGAAGTGGATAACTTGGATCAACTGGAAGGCGTAGGTCGCTTTCTTGGTCGCATTCACCAAGTCGGACAGCAGCGTACATTTGCTCATCGACCGACGATCAGCCTAGATGAGTATTTGTATCAACCGAGGAAATTGTTGGAAAATTCAACCTTTATTCCAATGCACCTTGAGAACGCTTTTTTCAGCGATCTTGACCTGTTGATTTCGCGATTAGAGGCACAATGGCTGCCTAACGTCGATGTTATTCGGCTGCATGGTGACTGCCATCCTGGCAATATTCTATGGCGAGATGGCCCAATGTTTGTCGACCTCGATGACGCTCGAAATGGCCCTGCGGTTCAAGATTTATGGATGCTTCTCAGCGGAGATAGAACAGAAAAATTGGCTCAACTGGACATCGTTTTAGAAGCTTATCAAGAGTTTTGTGATTTTGATCACTCACAGCTGAAACTTATTGAGCCTTTGCGTGGTCTACGAATGGTCTACTATATGGCTTGGTTGGCAAAAAGGTGGCAAGATCCGGCTTTTCCCATCGCTTTTCCTTGGTTTAATGACCCTAAATACTGGGAAAGCCAAGTCTTAGGCTTTAAAGAACAAATTGCGGCGCTGAGTGAACCGTCATTGTCACTCACACCACAATGGTAA
- a CDS encoding thiol:disulfide interchange protein DsbA/DsbL: protein MKKLFAIFATLMLSITAHAAQFEEGTHYKVLDLEPSKKPIVTEFFSFYCPHCHSLEPVIEQMKQQLPEGAKLLKSHVSFMGGSMGKPVSKAYATMIALKVEDKMVPVLFNRIHNMGKPPKNEEELRQIFLDEGVDGKKYDAAYNGFAVDSMVRRFDKQFQDSGLTGVPALVVNNRYLVQAQSIKTTTEYFALVNYLLTK from the coding sequence ATGAAGAAGCTGTTTGCAATTTTCGCAACCCTCATGCTGAGTATTACAGCTCACGCGGCACAGTTTGAAGAAGGAACACACTATAAAGTACTCGATCTTGAGCCTTCAAAAAAGCCGATAGTCACGGAGTTTTTCTCTTTCTACTGCCCTCACTGTCATTCACTGGAACCTGTTATTGAGCAAATGAAACAACAGCTACCAGAGGGCGCTAAGCTACTGAAAAGCCATGTTTCATTCATGGGCGGATCAATGGGTAAACCGGTCAGTAAAGCGTATGCCACGATGATCGCTCTAAAAGTCGAAGACAAAATGGTCCCAGTCCTTTTTAACCGTATCCATAACATGGGCAAGCCACCCAAAAATGAAGAAGAGTTGCGCCAAATATTCTTAGATGAAGGCGTTGATGGTAAGAAATACGACGCTGCATATAATGGTTTTGCTGTCGATTCCATGGTTCGCCGTTTTGATAAACAGTTTCAAGATAGTGGTCTAACGGGTGTCCCTGCTCTCGTGGTCAATAACCGCTACCTTGTTCAAGCTCAGTCAATCAAAACGACGACGGAATATTTTGCGCTAGTGAATTATTTGCTGACCAAGTAG
- the ccoG gene encoding cytochrome c oxidase accessory protein CcoG, giving the protein MSQDKIDVKDITPKTYNPKTHKGKQDRFNPSNRIYVRESKGVFQQLRRYGGWFLLALFTLIPWIPYGERQAILLDIASQQFNFFGTTLYPQDLTLLALLFMIAAFGLFFITTFLGRVWCGYLCPQTVWTFMYIWFEEKLEGSANKRRKQDSGKLTGKILFRKVLKHCAWIAIALATGLTFVGYFIPVKELVVDFFTFSGTFWPVFWVIFFAACTYANAGWMRSIVCIHMCPYARFQSAMFDKDTFIVGYDSKRGEERGPRARKADPKELGLGDCIDCDLCVQVCPTGIDIRDGLQYECINCGACIDACDQTMERMKYKKGLISYTTEHQLAGNKTDIMRPKLIGYGLVLLVMIGLFFVQIARVDPAGLSVIRDRSELFRENNVGEIENTYTLKIINKTQQTQRYQLEVTGLTDATWYGRQTIQVKPGEVLNLPMSLGVNPDNLTSSVTTIQFILSDNDDFSTEVESRFIKNL; this is encoded by the coding sequence ATGAGTCAGGACAAGATCGATGTTAAGGATATCACTCCCAAAACATATAACCCCAAGACCCATAAAGGGAAACAAGATCGCTTCAACCCAAGCAATCGCATCTATGTTCGAGAAAGCAAAGGGGTATTTCAGCAACTACGCCGCTATGGGGGCTGGTTTTTACTCGCTCTATTCACGCTAATTCCGTGGATACCTTATGGAGAACGTCAGGCGATCCTGCTCGATATTGCCAGCCAGCAGTTTAACTTCTTCGGAACCACACTCTACCCACAAGATCTCACGCTCCTCGCGTTGCTCTTTATGATTGCAGCATTTGGGCTGTTTTTTATCACCACTTTTTTAGGTCGAGTCTGGTGTGGTTATCTTTGCCCACAAACCGTTTGGACTTTTATGTACATCTGGTTTGAAGAAAAACTCGAAGGCAGTGCCAACAAGCGGCGTAAGCAAGATTCAGGAAAACTCACTGGAAAAATACTGTTTCGAAAAGTATTGAAACATTGCGCCTGGATAGCCATAGCATTAGCCACAGGTTTAACCTTTGTCGGCTACTTTATTCCGGTCAAAGAGTTGGTTGTCGATTTCTTCACCTTTAGTGGCACTTTTTGGCCTGTATTTTGGGTCATTTTCTTCGCCGCATGTACTTATGCGAATGCCGGTTGGATGCGCTCAATTGTGTGTATTCACATGTGTCCTTATGCTCGTTTTCAATCAGCAATGTTCGACAAAGATACCTTCATTGTCGGCTACGATAGCAAGCGAGGTGAAGAGCGCGGCCCACGAGCACGTAAAGCCGATCCAAAAGAATTGGGATTAGGTGACTGTATCGATTGTGACCTTTGTGTTCAGGTTTGCCCTACGGGTATTGATATCCGTGACGGTCTGCAATACGAATGTATTAACTGCGGCGCGTGTATTGATGCTTGCGATCAAACCATGGAGCGCATGAAATACAAAAAAGGTCTCATTAGCTATACCACCGAGCATCAATTGGCGGGCAATAAGACCGATATCATGCGGCCAAAACTGATTGGCTACGGCTTGGTGCTTCTTGTGATGATTGGGTTATTCTTTGTGCAAATCGCCAGAGTCGATCCAGCTGGGCTCAGTGTTATCCGCGATAGAAGTGAGCTGTTCCGGGAAAACAACGTCGGTGAAATTGAAAATACCTACACCTTAAAGATAATCAACAAAACACAACAGACGCAGCGTTACCAACTCGAAGTCACCGGCTTAACCGATGCGACTTGGTATGGTCGCCAAACGATTCAGGTGAAACCAGGGGAAGTACTCAACCTGCCAATGAGCTTAGGAGTCAACCCTGACAACTTAACCTCATCGGTCACGACAATTCAGTTTATACTGTCCGACAATGATGACTTCAGTACCGAAGTAGAAAGTCGATTTATCAAGAATCTTTAA